In Rutidosis leptorrhynchoides isolate AG116_Rl617_1_P2 chromosome 2, CSIRO_AGI_Rlap_v1, whole genome shotgun sequence, one genomic interval encodes:
- the LOC139889371 gene encoding bidirectional sugar transporter NEC1-like produces the protein MAHLTLAFGLLGNIVSSMVFLAPIPTFYKVYKRKSTEGFQSAPYVVGLMESLKLIVLLIIVAFGLIVGLTQFFASGVTRGVIVGWICLIFSLCVFVAPLGVLRQVIKTKSVEYMPILLSVALTLSAVMWFFYGLLLGDINIAIPNVLGFTFGIIQMILYFVYKNKNPVIDEKTFTFEQKIYKVEDQKIADVKDQQIIDVAKLNTLLNAEILPVSANNPHTFDHVAVEPQVLKLIRPFTPLMLKREIILRNIKRVVLISKRMIIVSLLRFSFFFFGIF, from the exons ATGGCTCATCTCACTCTTGCATTTGGCCTTCTTG GAAATATTGTCTCCTCCATGGTATTTCTTGCACCAAT ACCGacgttttataaagtttacaaaagGAAATCAACAGAAGGGTTCCAATCAGCACCCTATGTTGTGGGCTTA ATGGAGAGTTTGAAGCTAATCGTATTGCTTATTATTGTTGCGTTCGGATTGATTGTTGGCCTAACCCAGTTCTTCGCAAGTGGAGTTACTCGTGGCGTAATAGTTGGATGGATTTGCCTTATATTTTCTTTATGCGTCTTTGTAGCACCTTTGGGAGTTTTG CGACAAGTGATTAAAACCAAAAGTGTAGAATACATGCCAATTCTGTTATCGGTAGCACTCACACTTAGCGCTGTTATGTGGTTCTTTTATGGGCTACTTCTTGGCGACATCAATATTGCG ATCCCGAATGTTCTTGGTTTCACTTTTGGAATCATTCAAATGATACTATACTTTGTATACAAAAACAAGAATCCTGTTATCGATGAAAAGACATTCACTTTTGAACAGAAAATCTACAAAGTTGAGGATCAAAAAATTGCAGATGTTAAAGATCAACAAATCATCGATGTTGCGAAGCTGAACACGTTGTTAAATGCTGAGATTCTTCCAGTGTCTGCAAACAATCCTCATACCTTTGATCATGTGGCTGTTGAACCTCAAGTTCTAAAATTAATACGCCCATTCACGCCATTAATGTTAAAGCGTGAAATCATACTACGGAATATTAAAAGGGTTGTGTTGATCAGTAAAAGAATGATTATAGTTTCACTTTTGagattttcgttttttttttttggcatattcTAA